In Lolium rigidum isolate FL_2022 chromosome 7, APGP_CSIRO_Lrig_0.1, whole genome shotgun sequence, the DNA window AGATTGAAGGTGGATATTTGGAGGACAAGAAAAGTCTAAGCAATTGGGATGTCTTCACTCATAAGCGAGGTGAAGCATGACACGGTTTCAATCTAGACATAGTTCTTTTAATCTTGTTATTATAACTTCGTTTCTTCTTATGTCCTCTTTTTTCAGGCACAATTCAGGATGGAAGCAACGGCGATATTGCTGCTGACCACTACCATCGTTACATGGTATGTTTTCTGCAAAATGCACAGAAAACCTGAGGATGGAAGGTTAAGGTGTAAAATGTAACTATCTCCTATTCCAGGAAGACATTGAGCTGATGCATTCCTTGGGTGTCAACTCATACCGATTCTCCGTAGCATGGACAAGAATTCTGCCAAGTGGGTTTATCTTCCATGGAAAATTTCTGCCTAAGGGATTATACTATTTGAGTAAAATAAAGATCATCTGTGAAATCTCTCCTTTCTGCAGGAGGCCGATTTGGGGATGTTAATCTAGATGGTGTAGCGTTCTACAATGCCATtattgatgctcttgtactaaaaGGTATTTAACACAAAACAGATGCAAAAGGAGCTAAATTTTGAAGGTCTTAATGCATACTAGTTGGTAACGATATGCATAACCAGGAATACAACCATTTGTTACAATATTTCATTACGACACTCCACATGAACTTGAAGAGCGATATGGTGGATGGTTGAGTCCCGAAATTCAGTATGTATTTGTCTGTGCATCTTAATTTACTCTCATCTccccaaaaagaagaaaaaaaactgaaacttccacctgcTTTTCAGGAAGGACTTTGGTTACTTTGCAGAAGTATGCTTCAAAATGTTCGGCGACCGAGTAAAATTATGGGTTACATTGAATGAGCCTAACTTAATGGCAAGATTTTCTTATATGAATGGATGGTACGCACCTGGTCATTGTTCCAAGCCATTTGGAAACTGTGTCTTTGGAAATTCTTCAACAGAGCCATACATAGCAGGTCATAATATGATACTTTCACAAGAAAatgccgtgagcatttacagaaaGAACTACCAGGTACTACAAATTAGGCTCTTCTTGGATAGAAAGATAAGATCTGGGTAATTAATATTTCGTTTAAGATATATGCTGCTTGACAGGAGAAACAAGGTGGATATATTGGAATTTCTGTCAGCGCGAAGTGGTATAAACCATTACGAAATAACACAGCTGATCTACTAGCAGTTGAGCGGGCTATATCTTTTAATGTTCCATGGTACTATACTATCCCATAGGATGATAATTGTGGATCCAGATAATTAATATTTCGTTTCCTTATAAATTCAAAACATGTATGCTACTCAAAAGATTATAAACCTGTCTAATACAAGTAAACAAATCAACAGGCGGACATAATTCATAGAAATAcagtgattttttttgtttcaatacAGCAAGGCAGAAAAACTCAGCTTTTTTTTTCGGTAACTAGAGTTTTTAACAGATTTCTCCTCCCTTATTTCTTCAGAATATATAATTCTTCAGTTACCACTTTATTCTTTTTGATAGGTTTCTGGACCCTATAATTTTTGGTGATTATCCTCCAGAGATGCGCAAAATCTTGGGTCCAAACCTACCTGAGTTCACCTTAAAGCAGAGGGAGAAACTACGTGTAACAAAATTGGATTTCATCGGACTAAATCATTATTCAACATGGTATGTGAAAGACTGCATCTTTTCATCGTGTGAACTGGATCCTACCGTTGGGGATGCACGAGTGGCTAGTTTGGTTGAAAGAGATGGGGTGCATATCGGTAAAGAGGTAACCATAAAATTGCTAAACATTAATTCATGCCAGGTCAGATTTCAAAACATGATTGAAAAAAAGCAACAATAAATAGTGATCGTAGTCTCACTCATGCAGACGGGAGCGCCATTCTTTTATGACGTTCCACATGGGCTGGAAGAGGTGGTTATGTATTACAAACAAAGATACAATAATACAGCAACATATATCACAGAAAATGGTGTGACTCTCTCTTGCCTTTTTTTTAGCAAACATGCAACCTTTATTATTAATCAATCAAGGTTACATCATCCACCAGTTGTGGATATAAGAACAGGGGCGGTTCAGCTAACCATACATTAGTTTCATAATCCTCTACTGATCTAGCTAAGACATCTGCCACCATTGAAGCTTGAATAATCTGTTTTGCCAGTTGGGTAGGACACTGCCTATTTGGCTGATGCTCACAAGTTCACAAACAATCAGAACATTTTCTCTCTATTTGGAAGCAATTTTTTTATTCAGTCTTTCCAGAATTACAGCCAATTCGGTCAGAACCAGTTTAAACGGAGCTTGTATATTATTGCAATGTTATAGTCTACAGAATAACAATGCGTGTGACATATGTGCAAGCTAATTCACATTGTCAGGTTATGCTCAAGCAAGCAATAGCAGCCTGGCTGCTAATGATTTTACCAGTGACACAGGAAGAATAAATTATATCAGTGGCTACCTCAAATTTTTAGCGTCTGCAATAAGGTAACGTGTCAACTCTGGATACTCCATGCATAAATTTGGCTTCCAACTGTGCATTAGAATATTAGATGGGTTCCTGGAATATTCAGCACTAACACTCGATAGCAAAGTATAGTCTGTTGACCAGTTTTCAGAAGGCAATGGTTGATTGACTTTAGCTGATGCTCTGTTCTTATGTTATAATTGTTGTTATGACAGTGCTATCAAATTGTTATTATGGCTACTCTTGCGTCAGTCTCTGAATACCAACATGTCACTTTTCTTTGTCAAAAAATTGAAGGAAAGGAGCTGATGTACGTGGTTACTTTGTGTGGTCTCTTATTGACAACTTTGAGTGGACGTTTGGATACACAGAAAGGTTCGGGCTCTACCATGTCGACTTCAGGACACACAAGAGGACACCAAAATTATCAGCTCAATGGTACAGGAAGTTCCTCAAAGGTTCACTTCTGAAGAGTGAATTTCAAAATGGATCCCAgctgcagcagtgcacttcttgAGGCACTCGTCACTGTTTTCCTTGTGCCTGACTATTATGTAAAGATCATGCTTAACATGTTGATCGGCCTATAATTTGTTCTTCTGCGCGCTAAAACTGGATATAATATGGAACTGGCAACTGGATGTAAGGGGAAATATTTTTTTTGATGCTTAGTCTTGCAGAAATGCAATCCATGCGTGTCAGACAATGTGAAGTTGTACTTGCAAGGCATCTGTATGTGTGCAAATAAATGACCAGTATTCAGGTCAGTGTTCTAAGAACATGGGCATATTTATGCGTCTGAATAAGGGTGCAAATTATGAAAGGTTTTCTAGTTACGCTGTAAGGTCACTAAAGGGGCAGCAAAATTGTCTGCAAATTGGCATAGTAAGTTTATAAAGGCTATTAGCAGATAGAGATGCCATATGAAGAGCCCCCTATGAATTCTGCATCTTAGCAGCATTGAAGCACAAAATTATCAATGTTCATGTGTGTACATGTTGTATGTACATGATGTGGTGAAACGATGCATTTAGATTTCCTATTTCATGACTATTACACAAGCATGGTTTAGCTCTATCTGTATCTATATAGATTTCCTATTTGCAGTGCAATAATGATGATAACTGAACAACCCTCACGTTTTGATCTCTTTTTTGTCATTCAAGGTACGCTAAAAAGGGCAATAGCACCACCATAGTAGAATAGCAGTTTCATGCTACTGAAAGAATGACATATTTGAGATTACCGCACATACTTGGGATACACAATAGGAAATGTCTATTGTCATGTAAACTACTGCAGGAAAGGAGCAGATGTGCCAGATAATTTTGCTTAGTGGTAAATTTGAATGGCTTTCTGGTTACACTAACAGACACATAAAATTCTCCATATATGAGGAGTCCCTCTGAATTATTTGTCTTCCTAGCATTATAAAGTACAGATTTATCTCTGTTCATATGTGACTATGTGTACTGGTTGTATGTACATGATttggtaaaaaaaattatatcCCCATTTACCTGGTGAATTCCTTATGTTGCTGTATAACTATGCTCCAACTCCAACAGTTCATCACATCTGCAGCTAAAAAAAATCAACAAAGTGAACTAGAAGTTGCAATATGATCAATGGATAGTTTACGTGTTACAATGTAATGATAATACATAATTCAGTTACATAATTACCTGTACTATCTTTGCTCGATGATTTTGGTAAATTTTCAAGATCATCAGTGAATACATTGCCATCTTATCAGCAAGAACTTCCAAAAAATCATCTGCACTACTTCTGTTGAATACCTGCACTTTAGGTATTCATAGTGGAGTAAAGCATCGTGAGTTTGTAACACAAATCAATTATTGAAATTATACAAAGAACATGTCTTAGGTAAGTACATGTATCAAATCTGCTGCATACACACCAGTTAGACACAGCACCACACATTGTTTCTCTGGGATACATAGACATATCATATTTCATAGAATAAAGACACCGAGAATCGGATGCAAAGGTCACTAATAAAAGGGATTGTCAGTCCAAGTTCAGGGTTCCACTTTCAGTTATTCTGATGATTGAATCACTCTTTCACAATACCCGTGTGAAGTTTCTCAAGAAAGATAAATCGATGGATTTTGAAATACAGATGTACATCAAGATAACCACTGTTTCCCGCTTTCAAGATTGTTTGAAGCTGTTCCCTGAAAACATATTACATGGAACAGTACCATAGTGCTAATACAGAACTTTTTTTCGCACAATCTGTAGTAAGCTAATAGATTTCATTCCACCATCTGTGAAACTGCATACCTTATATAAATCTAAATGAAATGTTGGATATCTACTATCAAATAGAACGGCATCATAGAGCTAGTACAGAAAGTTATCGCCAATCTGTAGCGAACTAATAGACTTTATTCCATTCATTTCTGAAATTGTACCACAGATGTTACTAGCTTGATTTTCGCTATCAAATAAAGGACAATTTGATCGATACATATCTCATAAGACAATATCTTCACCTTGTCTGAGCAAAAAAGTGTGTCTACATGCAGcagaaactcttcatcgtcaactATAACTATTCTCCCTGTGTGGGTGTAGGAGAAGGAGGGGACGAAGGCACAGGCGTCGAAATGGTTGTCGAAGGTCCCCTTAGAGTCTTTGGGCCCTTGTCATCCACGACCTCCACGGCAGCTCTCTCCTTGGCTTTTTGGGCCCTCTGAACTACTTCCTCCTGTATTTAGAATTATCCCCCAAGAGGCGATTTAGAAGTGTGAACTATCCAGTGAGGTTTAGAGAAGCAAATGAAGTGCATGATAACAGTAAATCACAACTATAAATTATAAAGCGATCAGCAACAATTAATCGCTGAAAATAGTTGACATCAAAAGGATAGCACGTTGAACTTCTTAATGCGTAAGAAGTACATCATGTAATAATTAGTGGGGCTTCTCGAATCTGAAATTAGACAAACTTTTCAGTTGCCATTGAGAATTCACAAGCTTAACTGCAACCAACTGGCGTAAGGAACAATGTCTAGTTCTCCAGTAGCTAGATTGAACGTCATGCCCGTTTCACAATTCCATTGGTAACACACTTTGCTATATCCCCGGGACGGCCGTGTGCAGTACCTGGAATTCCTGGACCTGCTTCTGCTGCTCCGCCTGCCACTGCCCGACGACGCTGAACACCTCGCCCACCACCGACTCGGCCCTCTCCGTCAGCGCCTCCGCCAAGGCCTTCCCGAGGAAGAAGGCGTCGAGGACCGCCTTGCTCTCGTTATCACCTAGTACACGAACAGCAAGCAGCACGGAGTCAGTACGAAATGCCTGTCTGTACCTAGAAAGGCCGCGAATACCGAGGGCTTTACCTGCTTTGGGGTCGGGACGTgtgccgccgccgttgccgctgccgctgctACTCCTGGCCGCGAACCTGGGGAGCTGTTTGACGGAAGAAGAGGGGAGAGCGCTGCGGGCCGGGAGAGAGACGCGGCAGATGGGCGAGagagccgccgccggcgctgttaCTACGGGCGCCATGTCGGCCGGCCTTGCCCGTGCTCTGGTGGAGTCGCGGGGTCTTCCTGCAGCGGTGGTTGGGAATCGCCGTCCAGGCCACCGGCGGACGCGAAGCCACGGATTGGGGGCAATCGAGGAAACGGAAAAAAGACACCTTTCCCGGATTTGTTTTTCTTAGTAATTGGCTGGTGTGCTACAGAAACAGGGGCAGTTCTGTAATTACAACTGGGCATCGTCCTCAAGCCGAAGCTCCAGTTTGGCTCTTCCTGGGTGGTGTCAGGTGTGGCTGCCTCGCCTCTAGCCTGCAGCTCCTCCTTCCTTTCCAATGTCGGCAAGATCAGCTCGCTGTTCCCACTTTTTACCATCGCCTCCACCGCAAGATTGCAAGGTCATAGAGAAGCTCTGAGTGAAGCAGAGACAGGAAGAGGCGGCAGGAGGTGACGCAGACTaactgtttgatgaaatgccggcTTCATGGAATTAAGTTGCAGAGCCTGAAGAAGCTGACAGCTGTGATCTCTGTTCTGTTGTGACTGTGGTGAACCGGGCGGTGTTGGCAAGATTACTCTAAGCTCAGGACATACACAGTGATAATTGAAATGAAGATGTGGGTACAGTTTGGCCTCTTCGAAGCTCGCTGAAGGCCCTGAGATGAACTAATTGCATAGTTGGTCTGGCCAGAGTGGGGAAAGGACTACTGACTACTCTGTAGCAGACGAAGAGGGTCGCTGAAGATATTGCTTGCAACTACTTTGATGACCTATAAAGCAGGGCGAGAGCCTGTTTCGAGAGGAGTACTTTTAGGACCTTGTCATTTTGTCAAATTTATTCAGAGATTGCTATCTTGAGGAAAGGTACTGTAATGTTATTTTTCTGCAAGTCTCTGGATTTTTTATTAATGACTCATAACTATGGTACACGCCTTTGCCATGTTTCTACTTCTTACTTCCTAGATATCCCTATCAGCCTATGGATAAAGACTAAATATCTTCTCACAAAAACTCTCAAAATCATGTCTAGCAAGAAGGTTCTGAAAACTTCTGAAAATATATGTATGGGGAGGTTATACTAACAAACGACAGAGTTTTCATGGAGAGGGTAGTTTCCGCGGATATCTTCCCAAGGATGGGATTAGCTAATCATTCTGGATATATAGATTAAACTGAACTAGTAGTCATGCAATCATGGAACCCTCCCCTATCAGGATGCTAAAACACTTCTGGCAAGAAACCAACCGAACAACTGAACAGAGGAAGAAAATAGACGGCATGCGCATATTGGTCATGCAATCAGCAAGGTATACTATTCTAACGATGGTTTGGTTTAAATCAGCCATTACTCAGAATATTTCTTGTTCATATTGGTCATGAAATCAGCAAGGTGTACTATTCTGACGATGGTTGGTTTAAATCGACCATTACTCAAAATATTTATTGTGCATATTGGTCGTAAAATCAGCAAGGTATACTAATCTGACAGTGGTCCATTTATTTTCATTAGGTTTTGAGTATAACATCTTATAGATTGATAAGATGTTTTGATGGCATGGAAAATGGCATACTTCTGATTGATGTTCTAGTTCATGGGCTTCGAGTACATTGGCAATACATATTATGCAATCTACGATAAGATAGGTAACAGAACCATTCAAGAAAAGATTACATTATATCAACGTGGTATATAATTGTATTAGAAATAACCGCACAATTATGTGGCCATCCAAACTAGTTTATATAATACCATAGTATTTTGACGCCTTAAATGTGTGAAACTGTGAATGCAGCTTCAGTGCTTCTGCACAGTATCACAAGTATAAGTGCTGCTATAAGTTAATGGCACATGAAATTTTAATTTAGTGTACGATCTCCTCAGTTATTGTAATTAGGAGCACCACTACAATTGATAATTCATGGTTCTTTTCACTCTCCAAGACAGTAAATTGGTTACCATTTTTATTGTTGGTTGTACGTCCTGCAATTATTACCAAATGAGTACTTATGGTTATAACTGAGTGGCATCAAACTTTATTTAGCTAATCCATGCATATCTTCCTATGTAGGGTAAAAAATTTCAAGCAGCCATGTTAGGTCATGAGATCCCCTTCTAACCATGATATTCTTTAATTTGCATGTTTGTATTGTTTAAAACTTTTAATGGAGGTAATGAAAATCAGTTCTAATCATGTTGTTGTGTGGTGTATACTGTTTTAATGTTCGTAATGACTACATGCTGTAATCATATTCATATTTGGATGGTTTGTGCTGATTTATGAACCTTTGGTATGTACCCTAGCACTTCTTACGAGAAGCAtgtcatgcatgatcttgatcatgagctTGCTGAGTATGTATCAACCAAATAGCATTCCAGAATAGAAGAAATTACAATGATGTGCAAGGTAGATGAAGCTCCAGGAGGCTCATTCCAATGAACCTGTGCAGTTCCTTGCATTCAGTAACCAATATTAAAATAATCCAATCACTCTAGCCCACGAACCATGTTGGTTGTTAAATAAACTGAACACGAGGACTAATGTATTTTATTCCCTCcttcccataatataagatgttattccaACTATAAATTTCAGTTATTCATTTGAATTAATGAGGATGAATCTTAGAAGAAAGATGTTATTACAACTTGGTgagatgtataagtggattgcctagcccttttcatcagttcggacttttggttgcgttggctagtgcatgaagcttgacatggtatcagagcctgcccagggtctcgagttcgagtcctggttTCCGCAATATTTGCCCACCCCTATGTCCGGGGTGTTGggatgtataagtggattgcctagccctttccatcagttcggacttttggttgcgttggctagtgcatgaagcttgacacaactattgtaataacatcttatattatgggatggAGGGGGTACTTATTAGAAAAGATGAAGGAAATTATAGTAGTGCATAAAGTTGCCAAATAGTCTGTGCCAGCCTTTCTTCTAAAAGTCATCCTCATTAATTTAAATGAATAACTGAAATTTACGCCGCAGACACAGTTTTGAAGAAGTATTCATCAACTGTTGCTAATTTTTTTACTGGTCTAGCTTCTGCTGCTTTTCTGGGACATACCTTGACCATTAACTTTCTTTAGGCATATCAGTAGTATTTATT includes these proteins:
- the LOC124674115 gene encoding uncharacterized protein LOC124674115 produces the protein MAPVVTAPAAALSPICRVSLPARSALPSSSVKQLPRFAARSSSGSGNGGGTRPDPKAGDNESKAVLDAFFLGKALAEALTERAESVVGEVFSVVGQWQAEQQKQVQEFQEEVVQRAQKAKERAAVEVVDDKGPKTLRGPSTTISTPVPSSPPSPTPTQGE
- the LOC124671568 gene encoding probable inactive beta-glucosidase 14; this translates as MPRAGVTAASQSSHALQLLSSASAIHRSQFPPPPDFLFGTSTSAYQIEGGYLEDKKSLSNWDVFTHKRGTIQDGSNGDIAADHYHRYMEDIELMHSLGVNSYRFSVAWTRILPRGRFGDVNLDGVAFYNAIIDALVLKGIQPFVTIFHYDTPHELEERYGGWLSPEIQKDFGYFAEVCFKMFGDRVKLWVTLNEPNLMARFSYMNGWYAPGHCSKPFGNCVFGNSSTEPYIAGHNMILSQENAVSIYRKNYQEKQGGYIGISVSAKWYKPLRNNTADLLAVERAISFNVPWFLDPIIFGDYPPEMRKILGPNLPEFTLKQREKLRVTKLDFIGLNHYSTWYVKDCIFSSCELDPTVGDARVASLVERDGVHIGKETGAPFFYDVPHGLEEVVMYYKQRYNNTATYITENGYAQASNSSLAANDFTSDTGRINYISGYLKFLASAIRKGADVRGYFVWSLIDNFEWTFGYTERFGLYHVDFRTHKRTPKLSAQWYRKFLKGSLLKSEFQNGSQLQQCTS